The window AACCGAGAAGAGATATGCTGGACAGTCGGCTGGTTACAGTGACGGAAAGTTTAGTTGTGGTAGCCATCTGCCTGAGAAATTTAGTGTCTCCGAAATTGCGCTCGAGTTACCTAAGAGGAATAAGGATGAGGATGTTGATAGTGGATTTAGGAACCTTTCGGGGGAGAAGTTGTTTGCTTGTCTTCCAGAGAAAGATGATTGGATGGATAAGACAATGGCTAAGGTCACTCAGAACTTCAATGAAGGGAAGACGAAGAACAAGAATAAGGACAGTCGTGAAGCAAAATATGGAGATCTAGGAATACAAGAGGAGTCAAAGTTCAGAAAAAGAGGGACTATTCAGCCTATGGTTAAAGATGGAGTGGATTCGGTGGAGAAGAATGCTGATGCTAAAACTGAAGAGAAGAAGTGGAAAGGAAATGGGAGGGATGAAAAAAGCAAGGACAAACAGAAGGACAAAGATAAGGAAGGGAAAGGTAAGGataaagaaagagataaaaagaagaaaaagaaggagaagattgAACAGAAGTTTGGaaacctaaaaaaatcaaaagaaagatACGAAGGCGACGTTACCAGTCCTGATTCAATAATAACATCACAACTTCTCAGGGACAGCCACGGATCTGTTGCAAGTATAGGAAGCCTCATGAAGAGGAAGGAATTTGAGAACAATGGAATCTTTGGTGAGTTGAATCTTGATGCTGATAATATTGCCTATTTGTTGTGTTAAAATTAGATCCATTGGACCTTTCCTCTTGAAACTAAGCAGGTTAAGGAAGGGCAGCTGCTCCTTATTTCAACTGCACTTCTCTTGAGATTACTTGAAGTTTTGTTACTGTTTATTATTGgcatgaaaattttgtagtttttgtCAAGGATGGCACTGTTTTATTACCTCACTGATAAATTTTTGCTTACATTTTCAACAGCCAAGGATCATATGTCCAGTAACTCTACAAAGTTCACTTCTTCTTCTGATCTGCCTAGAGTAAACCACAAGATGTTAAAATCTTGCCAATCTTCTGCACCAACTGCTTCAAATTGGCAGGTAACAGCCAATATTTATGGTCTTAAAGAACACTAATCAAACGACTTTACTGAAATTCTCCCAGCTCTTTCATCTGCTAAATCTAACCAAGTTGATCCGAATTGTCAAAGGTAC of the Cucumis sativus cultivar 9930 chromosome 3, Cucumber_9930_V3, whole genome shotgun sequence genome contains:
- the LOC101203290 gene encoding nipped-B-like protein B isoform X2, whose product is MSRCFPFPPPGYEKKARIEDLDLLKKDKHKKKRKKENRDHKEKKKSRSRHKRDKEKDRVKDKAKTLDESKLPDKIQCHNRQFLFQKDLEDKDNCRLTEKRYAGQSAGYSDGKFSCGSHLPEKFSVSEIALELPKRNKDEDVDSGFRNLSGEKLFACLPEKDDWMDKTMAKVTQNFNEGKTKNKNKDSREAKYGDLGIQEESKFRKRGTIQPMVKDGVDSVEKNADAKTEEKKWKGNGRDEKSKDKQKDKDKEGKGKDKERDKKKKKKEKIEQKFGNLKKSKERYEGDVTSPDSIITSQLLRDSHGSVASIGSLMKRKEFENNGIFAKDHMSSNSTKFTSSSDLPRVNHKMLKSCQSSAPTASNWQSKPPHPDLECLSQVYLVPKMEEWSDFCDQDWLYSSSASKLKKLNAHRYEMETTTPYVWAEAMQIDSIDICALPYVVPY
- the LOC101203290 gene encoding nipped-B-like protein B isoform X1, translating into MSRCFPFPPPGYEKKARIEDLDLLKKDKHKKKRKKENRDHKEKKKSRSRHKRDKEKDRVKDKAKTLDESKLPDKIQCHNRQFLFQKDLEDKDNCRLTEKRYAGQSAGYSDGKFSCGSHLPEKFSVSEIALELPKRNKDEDVDSGFRNLSGEKLFACLPEKDDWMDKTMAKVTQNFNEGKTKNKNKDSREAKYGDLGIQEESKFRKRGTIQPMVKDGVDSVEKNADAKTEEKKWKGNGRDEKSKDKQKDKDKEGKGKDKERDKKKKKKEKIEQKFGNLKKSKERYEGDVTSPDSIITSQLLRDSHGSVASIGSLMKRKEFENNGIFAKDHMSSNSTKFTSSSDLPRVNHKMLKSCQSSAPTASNWQVQSKPPHPDLECLSQVYLVPKMEEWSDFCDQDWLYSSSASKLKKLNAHRYEMETTTPYVWAEAMQIDSIDICALPYVVPY